The genomic interval TATTATCGTAGAAGGTTTATTTGTATTTCATTACCCAGAGTTGTCTCAATTATTTGACCTGAAAATATTCATGGATGCAGATGAAGAAATCACACTTAACCGCAGAATCTCAAGAGATGAGATAGAACGTGGTTATACCCGTGATATGATTATGTACCAATGGGTTAACCACGTTATGCCTGCTTACAAACAATTTCTGCTTCCTTATAAAGAATCTTGTCAGAAAATTATCATTAACAATAAGCATGTGGCAGAAGATATTATTGCCACTTCTAAAGAGATATCAGACGAATTAAAAGAAACTGTTCTGAGTTCACAGCGATCAGTTTAGATCCATTTCTTTCACATCTGCCTCAGCAAACAACTTTCCTGAGGTAGATTGTTTAATAAAGTCAACGCTTACACCCGGTGCTCTTTCAATTAATCTGAAACCGCCCTCTGGTAAAATATCAAGCACTGCCAATTCTGTAACTACTTTCCTGATACAATTTACACCTGTTAAAGGCAAACTGCATTTTGGTAATAATTTACTTTCCCCTGCTTTATTGATATGCTGCATCGCTACAATAATATTTTTTGCTGAAGCTACTAAATCCATTGCGCCCCCCATTCCTTTTACCATTTTTCCAGGGATTTTCCAGTTGGCAATATCTCCGTTTTCAGAAACTTCCATTGCACCTAATATGGTCAGGTCAATTTTCTGACTTCTGATCATACCAAAGCTCATCGCTGAATCGAAAATTGAAGAACCAGGTAAAGTAGTAATGGTTTGTTTGCCTGCGTTGATCATATCAGCATCCTCTTCACCTTCAAAAGGAAAAGGGCCCATACCCAGCAAACCATTTTCGGATTGCAGTACAACATTGATTCCATCAGGGATATAATTTGCGACCAGTGTAGGAATACCAATTCCTAAATTCACATAGTAACCGTCTTTTATTTCTTTAGCGATACGTCTCGCAATTCCGTTCTTATCTAACATAAATATTTGATTGGTTAATTACGCGGTCTTACTGTGCGCTGCTCTATTCTTTTCTCGTAACCTGAACCCTGGAAAATACGGTGTACATAAACACCCGGTGTATGAATATGATCCGGATCAAGTTCACCTGGTTCTACCAATTCCTCTACCTCAGCAATTGTAATTTTACCTGCCATAGCCATGACCGGATTAAAATTGCGGCTTGTAGAGCGGAAAACAAGATTTCCTGCGGTATCACCTTTCCACGCTTTCACGATCGCAAAATCTGCATCAAAAGCATATTCCATCAGGTAATCCTTTCCATTAAAATTTCTGGTTTCTTTACCTTCTGCAACTTCTGTACCCACACCAGCAGGTGTATAAATTACAGGCATGCCATAACCAGCCGCCATACAGCGGGTCGCTAAAGTTCCCTGAGGGATCAGTTCAACTTCTAATTCTCCACTTAACAACTGACGCTCAAATTCTGCGTTCTCTCCTACATAAGAAGAAACCATTTTCTTTACCTGCCTGGTTTTCAGTAAAAGGCCAATTCCGAAATCGTCTACACCAGCATTGTTAGAAATGCAGGTAAGCTCCTTTACGCCCTTTTTTACCAATGCGGCAATACACTTCTCAGGAATACCACAAAGTCCGAAACCTCCAAGCATAATGGTCTGTCCGTCTATAATATCGCGGATTGCTTCATCGGCATCCGCTACTCTCTTATTGATCATATATTTGGTTTGCCCGCTAAATTATAGATAAAAACAACCCCTGCAAAATATTAATATTTTTTATTACATAGATTTGTTTACAAACAATTTCGTAAAATTGTTTGTAAACAAAATATGCTGAATGAAATATCTTAATCTACTGCTGTTTACCTCAATTTGTCTGTTTGGATTCCGCACCTCTGCACAAAAGAAAGTTCCATCCTATCTCCAGGACCCAAAAACCGGTTGCCGGATTGTAGACGAAAATAATTCTCCGGCAGTCAGTATATCATGGACTGGCAGTTGTAAAAACAAGTTTGCTGAAGGATATGGAATATTAACCTGGTATAATCAGGGACAAGAAAGTGCAAGATATACCGGCCTTGTACATCAAGGAAATTTGAATGGCAAAGGAAAATTTACTTTTCCAAATACGCGCTACACACTGGAAGGCAATTTCTCAAACGGAACTTTAGAAGGTAAAGGTAAAACAACCTTTGCTACGGGACTGGAAATGGAGGGTACCTTTATAGAAGGAAAGTTTTTAAATTTAGAGGACCGCGAACTGAAAAAATTAAAAAACAATAAGACTTCACTCCTGGACAGTACAGGGATCTATGTAGCCGAAGACACTTTAAAACCTCTTTTTTATTATAGCTTATTACCAGAAGAAAATGTTAAAAGTACACTGGTTTTATTGCCGAGTAGTGGCGAAACTGCTGAAAACGCAATTAACTGCAATAAACAGCTCATCCAGCTGGCAGCACAACATCATATTCTCATTATTGTACCCGCTATCAATAATGACCGTGGAATGGATGATGATCAGCTTGCGCTCAATTTCCTGAATACCGTTTTTAAAGAAGTCATTACAAAATTCAATGCACCAAAGGATAAATTTGTTTTTAGCGGATTCTCAAACGGAGGAATGATAGCCTTGAGATATGCCGAATTAGCCCACGAAAGCAACCCTAAAACTGCAATAATGCCCTGTGCCGTATTAGGGGTTGACCCACCGGTAGATATAGCCGAACTTTACAATGCAGCAAAAAGAGACCTGGCTATTAACGAAGGAAGGCCTGGTTTAACACCTGCCAAACTGAATGGCTTAAGAGAGGCAAAGTCTATCGTTGATTTCTATAATAAAACCTATGGAGGGCCGCCAGAACAGTTTCCTGAGGAATATATTAAACGTTCCATGTTTTCAAGGTCACAAAAGGATGGTGGTAATGCCAGATACCTGCTCAAAATGCCAGTAAGAATCTGTTCAGATCCAGATATATTATGGGCAATAAACGAGAGAAACCGCGATTATTTCGATATGAACGCAGCCAGTCTGTCTGCAATGATCAACCTCTTAAAATTGCAAGGCAACAAACAGGCTGAATTTATACCTGCAATCGGAAAAGGGTACAGATTAGATGGTACAAGGCACCCTCACTCCTGGTCTATTGTAGAACCACAGGAATGCATTCAATGGATAACCCAGGTAACAAAATAATTAACGGGCAGAGATTTCTATAATCTGATCATTTGTTCCATTGCTGGTCCCGATATAAACTTTGCCATCCGGCGACTGGCAGATTGCTCTTAATCTGCCGAACTGATTTTGCAGAAAATCCTTTGCAGAAGTAATTTTGGTACCGCCTTCATCCAGCTTCAGCTGTAACAGCCTTGAGCCCTTAAGCGCGACAACCAGTAAAGAGTTTTTCCACTGTGGAATATAGTCTGAATTGTAATAAGTTAAACCCGATGGTGCAATAGTAGGTGTCCAGGTCATCATCGGCTCTGCCACATTATTAATTGCGCAGAATGTTTTTTCTTCAGCCTGATCACATAATCCTTCCACATTTGGCCAGCCATAATTTCTGCCCTTTTGAATCAGGTTAATCTCATCATCATTATTGGGACCATGTTCAGATGAATATAATTTACTATTTACCATCACCAGCCCCTGCGGATTCCGGTGACCATAACTCCATAATGGATTATTGGGTAAAGGATTATCAGAAGGAATAGAACCATCCAGATTTAATCTCAAAATTTTTCCGGATAAACTATTGGTATTTTGTGCCTGATCAGCAGCATTGGCATCGCCTGTAGTCACTAATAATTTAAGATCCGGAGTAATGAGCAATCTCGAGCCATTATGAATGGAGGAAGCCGGGATCTGATCCAGTAAAACTAATGGAGCACTCAAAACACCATTATTAAAAGTAAACCGGACCACTTTTCCTTTATTTCCTGAACCGTAGTCATAAACCACATATACATAAGGATTGGTACTAAACTGCGGATGTAATGCCATACCAAGTAAACCGCCCTCACCCTGGCTCGTAACTTCAGTAATGGTATGGACTAAAGTAATCACCCCATTCATTGGATTTAACCGGCTGATTTTTCCGGCCCTTTCGGTGAACCAGATAAAATTATCTGGTCCATATATCATTTCCCACGGGAACTTTAAAGATTGAGTGAGTACTTCTGTTTTTATATCGGCATCCGGTAAAGTTTCCGGACTATCATTGTTTTTGCTTTTTTCACAAGCTGACAGAAAAAACAAGATAAAGATTGAAGTAAAAATTGTTTTCATAACAGAATGTTTCTTGGTTAAACAAGGTAAACAATCCAAAATGAATTATGTTTAATTAATTGAAATACACATAGGTTATACCATCGCCGCCTCTATCCGCATGCTCATCCTCAACCCTGTTCACCTGGCTGTACTTGCGCAGATACTCTCTGATTAATTTCCGGAGGATACCATCCCCCTTTCCATGGATCAGCTTGATAAAAGGAAAGCCCAGCATAATCGACTTATCCAGATACTTTTCAACTTCCTGAATTGCATTTTCACCACGCATTCCACGAAGATCCAGCTCAGCAGTAAAATTCCCAATCGCTTCAGACATTCTCCCTGAAAAAGAATTGCTCTGTACAACTTTTTTAGCCTGTTTATTGCTGATTTTCTGTACCCTGTCTTTTTTCACCACAGAACGAAGATCACCTAGTGCCAGCACTAAATTACCACGGTTAATTTCCATTACCTGTCCCATGGTTTCCGTATTAATCAGCTGTACCCAATCCCCAACTTCAATAGCAGTCGTGGAGATCACCACCTTCTCAGGCTTCTTCTCTTCTTTAACCTGGTGCTGAACCAGGCTCTTTTGTAAATCCTGTCTTAGTTGTTTGGTCGCTTCTTTATCAGCCTGATTCTCTTTGATACCAGCAATTGTATTTTCTACCAGTTTATTGGCATTTTTAATAATCGTCTGCGCTTCAAGTTTAGCTTCCTTAATCAGTGTTTTCCTGTTTTCTTCCAGAAACTGCTGAAGTTCCTCGTTTTCTTTAACCAGGTTCTTTACTTTATTCTGCTGAAGAGATAACTGGATTTTAGTATCATAAATCTGCTTTTTCTCTCTTTCCAGATCGACCAGTAAGCTATCAATTCTATTTTGATTTGTTCCTGTTTTTTCCCTTGCCAGCGTCAGCACCTCTTTTTGCAGGCCAATATTCTGTGCAATTTCAAAAGCATAAGAACTTCCTGGTTTACCTATTTCCAGTACATATAAAGGCTTCATCTTATCATTATCGAACAACATAGAAGCATTTTCCAGTCCCGGAGTATTACCAGCAAATAATTTAAGATTTGAATAGTGAGTGGTCATGACCCCTCTTACTTTTTTATTATTCAGTACTTCCAGTACAGCTTCAGCCATTGGCCCGCCAAATTGAGGATCTGTTCCGGTACCAAACTCATCAATCATTACCAATGATTTTGGCGTAGCATGCGCAACAAAATAACGCATTTTTGTTAAATGCGCACTGTAAGTACTCAAATCACTTTCTATACTTTGATCATCACCAATATCAGCAAAGATATTATCAAATATCCCGACCTCACTTGACTCATGCACAGGAATCAGCAGACCTGATTGCAACATCAGTTGCAGAAGCCCCACTGTTTTCATACAAACTGATTTACCTCCCGCATTTGGTCCTGAAACCAGTACGATCCTTAAATTTTCGTTCATATGAATGTTAAGAGGCACTACCGTTTTCTTATCTTCTTTAAATGATAAGTATAACAAAGGATGCCTTGCATTGATCAGTTTAATCCTTGGCTCAGCTACCAGCACAGGCATATCTGCTTCTACCTCAATCGCAAATAAAGCTTTAGCCCTTACAAAATCCAGTTTAGTCAGGAATCCATGATAAGAAAGTAATAAAGGCGTAAATGGTCTTAAATCATCAGTAAGCGCAATTAAAATACGGATGATCTCCCTTCTCTTATCAAATTCAAGATCTCTTATCTTATTATTCAGTGTGAACACAACTTCAGGCTCCATATAAACAGTTTGCCCACTCGCAGACTCATCATGAATAAAGCCCTTCAGTTTCCGCTTATTCTCGGCCAGAATAGGAATACACATCCTTCCATCACGGATTGTTAAACTTCCATCTGCTACCCAATTGCTGGCTACTGCCTGCTTGTAAATCACATCCATCCGTTTACGGACTTCCTGTTCTCCTTTAGCGATATCCCCAATGATTTCCTGTAATTTAGCAGAAGCATTCGGTTTGATTTTGCCTTTAGGGTCAAGTACTGCTTCTATTTTCCGGAGGATGTTCTTTTCCACTGGTAAATGCTCAAATAAAGCTTCCAGATTTGGATAAATATCTTTTCTTTCCTCAAAGAAGCGTAGTACTGAAAAAACGGTCTGTAAAGAGAGATAGATCTGGAACAATTCTTCCTCCATCAGGTAACTACCTTCTACACGTACCTTTTCGGCCAGTGATTTAATATCAAAAAAAGTACTGATCTGTAACGGCTCCTGGTTTTCCAGGATATTTTTAAACTCTTTAGTCTGTCTTAAAAACTTATTAATCTGATCAAATTTATTCATCACCTGCATTTTGCTGACCATATATTGTCCCATCGGACTCAGGCAATGCTTTAGGATGAGCTGTCTGACTTCACTGAAGCCAAGTCTATCTAAACAATTATCGGGATATATCATTTCTATTCATTCTTTTTAGCCGCACTGGCATCGCTTTCCCTTTTCAGGGCTGCCGCCTCATCTGTACGCACTTTTAATTTTTTCGCCTCTTCCTTTTTCACCTTTTTTAATTCAGTTACTCTGGCAAGACTATCTTTCTTTATCTTTTTTGCAGCATCTGCTTTAGTCTTCTTCAGCAGTATTTCTGCTTTAGCAAGACTATCTTTTTTAGCGGCTGCCGCTCTGATTACCCTCTTAGGGTCAGCTTTATCCAGGCTATCTTTTTTCGCCTGCTGAATAGCTGCAAGTTTCTTTAAACGTTTCGCATTGATTTGATCTTCCTTCTCCTTAACCTTTTTTAATTTACCAGTAATCTTATCATACATGGTATTCAAAACCTCAGGATGATCATAATAGTAATTCATACTTTTAGTATACAGTACAGAATCTATCCCAAACTTCTTATAAATACCTTTGTAGTAAGCCGCACTCGTGCTCCTTGCTGAATCTATATTGGCAATAGTTGAAATATATCCGTCTACCATATGGATGTCAAATAAAATATCCTGCATTTTTTCTGGCTGAACAATAGCTGAAGGGATACCCGGCTTACATCCTCCTATGCCGATTAACAGCAGGCAAATGCACAAAAAATTTCTCATTGTTTATAAAACATTATTTTTTCCGTAGCTATTTAAGCTAAGGTTGTTAATTTTACCAAAAATACTGATAAATGAGCATAGCAGATAACTTATTAAAATATAAAAAGGAATTAGAAGGGGAAAATGCCGAATTAATTGCCGTATCAAAATTCAATGATGCAGCAGCAGTTTTGGAAGCATACCATGCAGGACAGCGGATTTTCGGAGAAAACATTGTTCAGGAATTAGTAGAAAAACAAGAAGCGCTTCCAAAAGATATTGAATGGCACCTGATTGGACATCTTCAAACCAATAAAGTTAAATATATCGCTCCTTTTATCAAATTGATTCAATCCGTTGATAGTGTCAAACTACTGGCAGAAATCAATAAACAAGCGGCAAAAAATGACAGAGTTATTGACTGTTTACTACAAGTTTATATTGCTGATGAGGATACAAAGTTCGGACTGGATCATGCAGAAACGATTGAACTTTTAAGATCAGAAGAATATCTTGCCATGAAAAACATCCGTATTACAGGTTTAATGGGTATTGCGACAAACAATGCACCTGAAAAACAAACTAAAGATGAATTTCAGGAACTGAGAGTATTTTTTGATGGTATAAAAACCAGTTTTTTCAGAAAAGAAGATTCATTTAAAGAATTATCTATGGGAATGTCTGGTGATTACAAACTGGCAATCGAAGAAGGCAGTACCATGGTAAGAATAGGAAGCAGCATTTTTGGCGCAAGAAAAATCAAACATTATAAAGCATAAGCTAATGGATATTCAACTCAGGTTTGCAGTAAAAGAAGATTGCCCGCGTTTATTGGAGTTAATAAATGAATTAGCAGTTTATGAAAAAGCTCCGGAAGAAGTTACAGTTACCTTAGCCGAATTTGAAGAGGCCGGATTCGGAACGCAACCTGTCTGGAAAGCCTTTGTAGCAGAAGATACGACAGGAATTCTTGGCTTTGCACTATATTATACCAGGTACTCTACCTGGAAAGGCTGCCGCTTATACTTAGAAGATTTCATTGTTACAGAAAATCAAAGAGGAAAAGGATTAGGAAAAATCCTTTTTGAAAGAGTAATGAAAGAAGCCAGAGATAAAAATTATAACGGAATGACCTGGCAGGTGCTGGACTGGAATGAGCCAGCTATCAATTTCTATAATAAATATAATGCTCAGATTGAAACAGGATGGTTGAATGCGTCTTTTAGTAAAGACCAGCTTTAAAAACAATTTCAAATAAACAATGCAGGTATTTAAATTCGGGGGAGCTTCTGTAGTGAATGCAGAAGCAGTAAAGAATCTTGTTGCTATTATTCAGCAGGCGGAAAAAGAAAATTTACTGATCGTAGTTTCTGCGATGGGTAAAATGACCAATAAACTGGAATTACTTTCTAACGCCTATATCTCCGGGCAGGAAAACACACACGACTTGCTCGATGAAGTCAAAGCTTATCATTTCAATATCTTAAACGATCTGTTTGATAACCATAGTCATCCCATATTTAATGACGTTGCAAATACTTTCGTAGAAATTGAATGGTTATTGGAAGAAGATGCAAGTGATGCACCCGATTATATTTATGATCAGATCGTTTCGATTGGTGAAGTAGTTTCCACTAAAATTGTAGCCGCTTACCTGAATGAAAGTAATATTTCCGCAGTATGGGCAGATGCCAGGAATTTCATTAAAACTGATAATACTTACCGCGAAGGACAAGTGGACTGGGAGAAAACTGAAACAGAAATCAAACGTAACCTTGTTCCGTTACTGAAGAAAAGTATTGTCGTGACCCAGGGATTTATTGGCAGTACCAGTGAAAACTTCACCACTACCCTGGGCAGAGAAGGTTCAGATTATTCCGCAGCCATTTTCTGTGCCTGTCTGGATGCCACAGCACTAACCATCTGGAAAGATGTGCCAGGGGTATTAAATGCAGATCCTAAATGGTTTGATGAAACAGAACGCATCCCTCAGCTTTCTTATCACGATGCGATTGAACTTACCTACTATGGTGCAACAGTAATCCATCCCAAGACCATCAAACCACTTCAGAATAAGAATATTCCTTTGTATGTGAAATCATTCCTTCACCCGGCCAGCGAAGGCACAGTGATCAATGGCATTAACAGTGAGCTACCGGTACCCTCGTTTATTTTCAAAGTAAACCAGGTGCTGATTTCTATCTTACCAAAAGATTTCTCTTTTATCATTGAAGAGAATCTGAGTGATATCTTCAGCTTATTCCATAAACACAAAGTGAAAGTAAATACCATGCTGAATTCGGCATTAAGCTTTTCTGTAAGTGTCGACTATGAAGAAGAAAAGATAAATAACCTGATTCAGGATTTATCAGTCTTATATAAAGTAAAATACAATAAAGGACTGGAACTGGTCACCATTCGTTACTACAAAAAGGATACGATCAATAGAGTTACTGTCAACAAAGACATTTTGCTGAAAGTCAAAAGCCGTCATACTTGTCAGATTGTAATGAAAGATAAATCAACTATTGAATAAGCGACTTACAGACCCGGCCGTTCAGGATTATATCCATGACAATCTGAATGCAGATGTGCATAAAATTGCCATGGCCAAAAGCCCTTTTCCAGAGGTTACAGGAAAAGAACTGGCCAATCAGATCGCGTCCAGAAAAAAGTCCTTCCGTAAACTGCCAACCTGGTTTCATACCGGTTTTATTTACTATCCGCCCCTGTTATCTGTAGAACAATGTTCTTCGGAAATTACCGCAGCTTATAAAGCCGGATTAGCAACAGGAAGTTCAATTATTGATCTGACAGGCGGTTATGGCGTAGATAGTTATTACTTCTCCCAACAACTAAAATCCGTTACTCACTGCGAAATCAACGAAGAATTGTCAGCAATTGCCAGTTACAATGGAGTTTTACTGAAACAGGATAACGTCAGGTTTATTTCCGGAGATGGTCTGGAGTTCTTAAAAACCACCGGTCAGGAATTTGATTGCGTTTATATTGATCCAGCCAGAAGAAGTACCTCCGGAAAGGTTTTTATGCTCAAAGACTGTACACCCGATATTGTTGAAAATCTAGGTCTGTTATTGTCAAAAGCAAAGCGGATATTGCTTAAAACTGCTCCGCTGTTAGATCTGAGTGCAGGATTAAAAGAACTGGATCACGTAGCTGAAATACATATTGTGAGCGTTAAAAACGAATGTAAAGAATTGATCTGGGTGATCGAAAGAGATTTTGAAGGCTCCCCCGGCATCATTTGTACGACTTTAAACGCGAAGCAAAAACAATTCAGGTTTAACCTGGGCGAAGAGGGTACCACGGCTATTACCGGTTCAGTTATTCCAGGTCAATATTTATACGAACCTGATGTGGCACTTTTAAAAAGCGGTGCTTTTAACCTGATTGCAGAAAGATATCAGCTGCAAAAATTTCATCATCAAACTCAACTCTATACCTCTTCTGTCATTCATCCAGAGTTTCCGGGAAGGATATTTCAGCTCAACGAAGTCATGTCTGCGGCAAAAATAAAGAAGGAAAAAAACCTGGTTGGAAATGTAATTGTCAGAAACTACCCGGATAAGGCAGCCACCCTGGTTGATAAATATCATATCAAACCTGATGACACCGAATTTATAATTTTTACACAAAGCAGTACTGAAGGCAAAATTATTATTAAAAGTACGATTATACAGCATTACTAATACGCAAAAAGCCCCCCGGTTTAGACTGCCCCCAAAAAGTTAGACACTATTTGGGGCTAGTCCAAGTTGCGGGAGGCTTCAGTCATTTAGCATCAAGACTAATATTTATATTTTTTTAACGTTTATCGCTTGTAAACCCTTCTTTCCTTCAGTGATATCAAACTCTACATTATCATTCTCCTGAAGACTCTCAATACCGCCTATAACGTCTTTGAAATGGACAAAAATATCCTTGTTTCCTTCGTAAATTAAAAATCCATAGCCTTTCTGCGTATTAAACCATTTTACTTTTCCCGTACTCATAGTATTTAAGTATAAAAATTAATATTTCTTTAAATTATCAATTATATCAAACTTAAAGAAAAGCAACAAGTTTTAAAAATTATTTATTAGGTTGCGGAGTAGTTCTTAAATAAGGTTTAATTACCTGATGTCCCTTTGGAAATTTAGCAGGAATATCTTCTGTTTTGATACTATTCATCACGACAACATCATCACCATCTTTCCAATCCGCAGGCGTGGCAACGCTATATTTAGCAGTCAGCTGCAAAGAATCAATAACTCTTAATACTTCAGTAAAATTCCTGCCAGTTGAAGCTGGATAAGTCAGCATTAATTTCACTTTTTTATCAGGTGAGATCACAAACAATGAACGCACAGTTAATGTCTCAGAAGCATTAGGGTGAATCATATCATAAAGATCAGCGATCTTTTTATCCTCATCCGCTATAATTGGAAACTCTACATTGGTGTCCTGTGTTTCATTAATATCCTGTATCCAGCCTTTGTGTGACTCTACAGAATCTACACTCAGGGCAATCACTTTTACGTCTCTTTTCTCAAATTCTCCTTTAAGTGAAGCCGTGCGGCCCAGCTCAGTGGTACATACAGGTGTATAATCCGCAGGA from Pedobacter sp. WC2423 carries:
- a CDS encoding CoA transferase subunit A translates to MINKRVADADEAIRDIIDGQTIMLGGFGLCGIPEKCIAALVKKGVKELTCISNNAGVDDFGIGLLLKTRQVKKMVSSYVGENAEFERQLLSGELEVELIPQGTLATRCMAAGYGMPVIYTPAGVGTEVAEGKETRNFNGKDYLMEYAFDADFAIVKAWKGDTAGNLVFRSTSRNFNPVMAMAGKITIAEVEELVEPGELDPDHIHTPGVYVHRIFQGSGYEKRIEQRTVRPRN
- a CDS encoding CoA transferase subunit B, which codes for MLDKNGIARRIAKEIKDGYYVNLGIGIPTLVANYIPDGINVVLQSENGLLGMGPFPFEGEEDADMINAGKQTITTLPGSSIFDSAMSFGMIRSQKIDLTILGAMEVSENGDIANWKIPGKMVKGMGGAMDLVASAKNIIVAMQHINKAGESKLLPKCSLPLTGVNCIRKVVTELAVLDILPEGGFRLIERAPGVSVDFIKQSTSGKLFAEADVKEMDLN
- a CDS encoding YggS family pyridoxal phosphate-dependent enzyme, which gives rise to MSIADNLLKYKKELEGENAELIAVSKFNDAAAVLEAYHAGQRIFGENIVQELVEKQEALPKDIEWHLIGHLQTNKVKYIAPFIKLIQSVDSVKLLAEINKQAAKNDRVIDCLLQVYIADEDTKFGLDHAETIELLRSEEYLAMKNIRITGLMGIATNNAPEKQTKDEFQELRVFFDGIKTSFFRKEDSFKELSMGMSGDYKLAIEEGSTMVRIGSSIFGARKIKHYKA
- a CDS encoding endonuclease MutS2 codes for the protein MIYPDNCLDRLGFSEVRQLILKHCLSPMGQYMVSKMQVMNKFDQINKFLRQTKEFKNILENQEPLQISTFFDIKSLAEKVRVEGSYLMEEELFQIYLSLQTVFSVLRFFEERKDIYPNLEALFEHLPVEKNILRKIEAVLDPKGKIKPNASAKLQEIIGDIAKGEQEVRKRMDVIYKQAVASNWVADGSLTIRDGRMCIPILAENKRKLKGFIHDESASGQTVYMEPEVVFTLNNKIRDLEFDKRREIIRILIALTDDLRPFTPLLLSYHGFLTKLDFVRAKALFAIEVEADMPVLVAEPRIKLINARHPLLYLSFKEDKKTVVPLNIHMNENLRIVLVSGPNAGGKSVCMKTVGLLQLMLQSGLLIPVHESSEVGIFDNIFADIGDDQSIESDLSTYSAHLTKMRYFVAHATPKSLVMIDEFGTGTDPQFGGPMAEAVLEVLNNKKVRGVMTTHYSNLKLFAGNTPGLENASMLFDNDKMKPLYVLEIGKPGSSYAFEIAQNIGLQKEVLTLAREKTGTNQNRIDSLLVDLEREKKQIYDTKIQLSLQQNKVKNLVKENEELQQFLEENRKTLIKEAKLEAQTIIKNANKLVENTIAGIKENQADKEATKQLRQDLQKSLVQHQVKEEKKPEKVVISTTAIEVGDWVQLINTETMGQVMEINRGNLVLALGDLRSVVKKDRVQKISNKQAKKVVQSNSFSGRMSEAIGNFTAELDLRGMRGENAIQEVEKYLDKSIMLGFPFIKLIHGKGDGILRKLIREYLRKYSQVNRVEDEHADRGGDGITYVYFN
- a CDS encoding uridine kinase → MNNNKPYIIGVAGGSGSGKTFFLKCFLHHFSTEEVCLISQDDYYKPIGEQKVDDNGWVNFDLPEGIDDSKLLEDLKLLIDGKSISRKEYTFNINEESARLMNITSAPIIIVEGLFVFHYPELSQLFDLKIFMDADEEITLNRRISRDEIERGYTRDMIMYQWVNHVMPAYKQFLLPYKESCQKIIINNKHVAEDIIATSKEISDELKETVLSSQRSV
- a CDS encoding sorbosone dehydrogenase family protein, whose product is MKTIFTSIFILFFLSACEKSKNNDSPETLPDADIKTEVLTQSLKFPWEMIYGPDNFIWFTERAGKISRLNPMNGVITLVHTITEVTSQGEGGLLGMALHPQFSTNPYVYVVYDYGSGNKGKVVRFTFNNGVLSAPLVLLDQIPASSIHNGSRLLITPDLKLLVTTGDANAADQAQNTNSLSGKILRLNLDGSIPSDNPLPNNPLWSYGHRNPQGLVMVNSKLYSSEHGPNNDDEINLIQKGRNYGWPNVEGLCDQAEEKTFCAINNVAEPMMTWTPTIAPSGLTYYNSDYIPQWKNSLLVVALKGSRLLQLKLDEGGTKITSAKDFLQNQFGRLRAICQSPDGKVYIGTSNGTNDQIIEISAR
- a CDS encoding cold-shock protein, translating into MSTGKVKWFNTQKGYGFLIYEGNKDIFVHFKDVIGGIESLQENDNVEFDITEGKKGLQAINVKKI
- a CDS encoding aspartate kinase; this translates as MQVFKFGGASVVNAEAVKNLVAIIQQAEKENLLIVVSAMGKMTNKLELLSNAYISGQENTHDLLDEVKAYHFNILNDLFDNHSHPIFNDVANTFVEIEWLLEEDASDAPDYIYDQIVSIGEVVSTKIVAAYLNESNISAVWADARNFIKTDNTYREGQVDWEKTETEIKRNLVPLLKKSIVVTQGFIGSTSENFTTTLGREGSDYSAAIFCACLDATALTIWKDVPGVLNADPKWFDETERIPQLSYHDAIELTYYGATVIHPKTIKPLQNKNIPLYVKSFLHPASEGTVINGINSELPVPSFIFKVNQVLISILPKDFSFIIEENLSDIFSLFHKHKVKVNTMLNSALSFSVSVDYEEEKINNLIQDLSVLYKVKYNKGLELVTIRYYKKDTINRVTVNKDILLKVKSRHTCQIVMKDKSTIE
- a CDS encoding N-acetyltransferase family protein, which gives rise to MDIQLRFAVKEDCPRLLELINELAVYEKAPEEVTVTLAEFEEAGFGTQPVWKAFVAEDTTGILGFALYYTRYSTWKGCRLYLEDFIVTENQRGKGLGKILFERVMKEARDKNYNGMTWQVLDWNEPAINFYNKYNAQIETGWLNASFSKDQL
- a CDS encoding class I SAM-dependent methyltransferase — its product is MNKRLTDPAVQDYIHDNLNADVHKIAMAKSPFPEVTGKELANQIASRKKSFRKLPTWFHTGFIYYPPLLSVEQCSSEITAAYKAGLATGSSIIDLTGGYGVDSYYFSQQLKSVTHCEINEELSAIASYNGVLLKQDNVRFISGDGLEFLKTTGQEFDCVYIDPARRSTSGKVFMLKDCTPDIVENLGLLLSKAKRILLKTAPLLDLSAGLKELDHVAEIHIVSVKNECKELIWVIERDFEGSPGIICTTLNAKQKQFRFNLGEEGTTAITGSVIPGQYLYEPDVALLKSGAFNLIAERYQLQKFHHQTQLYTSSVIHPEFPGRIFQLNEVMSAAKIKKEKNLVGNVIVRNYPDKAATLVDKYHIKPDDTEFIIFTQSSTEGKIIIKSTIIQHY
- a CDS encoding DUF4296 domain-containing protein; the encoded protein is MRNFLCICLLLIGIGGCKPGIPSAIVQPEKMQDILFDIHMVDGYISTIANIDSARSTSAAYYKGIYKKFGIDSVLYTKSMNYYYDHPEVLNTMYDKITGKLKKVKEKEDQINAKRLKKLAAIQQAKKDSLDKADPKRVIRAAAAKKDSLAKAEILLKKTKADAAKKIKKDSLARVTELKKVKKEEAKKLKVRTDEAAALKRESDASAAKKNE